The Myxosarcina sp. GI1 nucleotide sequence TATAATGTAAAAGTCACGGCAGTGTATCCTTTTTTTAGCCGTACTCCTATCTTACAGTCGGAAGGATATGGCACTTTAGCTGGGAATAAAGAAATTAACGATCGCCTGATAAGCGATCCTGCCAGGGTGATAAAAAATACCATTAGAGCGATCGAGAAAGACAGACTTCACGTATTCCCCGATAGGATAGGAAAGAGTATTCACCTTCTCAAACAATATTTTCCGTCATTATTGGACTGGTTGGGCGCTCGCGGTACGAGAAATAAATAAATGAGTAATAACCACAAACAATTAGTTATTGGTGCTGGCTTTGTCGGCTTAGGGATAGCGCAAGCTTTAAAAGAAGCAGGTATACCTTACGATTGGGTGGATGCCAGCGACAACATTGGAGGCAATTGGTATCACGGAGTTTACGAAACTGCCCATATTATCTCCTCTCGTAAGGTAACAGAGTTTACTCATTTTCCCATGTCCAAAGATTATCCCGATTTTCCTAGCGCGCAACAGATGTGGGATTATCTTAATATGTTTGCCGAACACTTCGATCTCAAATCACAAATCGAACTCAACCGTACTGTCAGCTACGTTAGACCGATTGAAAATAACCTCTGGGAAGTAACTTTTGCTAATGGCGAACGGCGCATCTACAAAGGTGTAATTATGTGTAACGGTCATCACTGGTGCAGGCGGTTTCCCAAGTTTGAGGGTGAGTTTGCAGGGGAAATTATTCATTCTAAAGACTACAAAAAACCCGAACAACTGCGCGGTAAGCGAGTTTTGGTCATCGGTGGTGGTAATTCTGCCTGCGATATTGCCTCTGAAGCGGCGCGAGTAGCAGATAAAAGCGTATTGAGTCTTAGAAACTCAGTTTGGTTTTTGCCTAAATCTTTCGCAGGAGTTCCTTTAGTCAATATTATTCAGGGTTGGATGCCAGAATGGTTTCAGCGTTGGTTAGCTTACAGCATTATTCGCCTTACCTTTGGCAAACACGAACGCTACGGATTGCCCAAACCCAACTATCGGATTTTTGAAAAACATCCTACTTTAAACAACGAAGTTCCCTACTATATTCAACACGGACGCATTATTCCCAAGCCTGCCGTAAATAAGCTTGATGGTCGATGGGTGGAATTTTGCGATCGCACTCGCGAAGAATTTGACTTAATCGTTTGCGCTACTGGCTATTATGTAGCATATCCTTTTTTACCACCAGAACTTCAGCGAGTAAAAGGCGCAACGGTGCAGTGTTATGGCGGTTCGTTTTTAGCTGACTATAAGGGTTTGTCTTACATTGGGTGGGGACAAGTGCGCGGGGGAGTCGGTTCGATAATGTCGGCTTACGCACCAATTTTTGCTCGTTTACTCAAATTACAGAACGAAATAAATATTCCCCTTGGTTTAGTATTCAGAGAAATGGGTCAGTCTCTACCAAAAACCCACCTCAGCGATCCCCATCAAACCTTTAGGCAATTAAAATTTCTCAACTTATTTTTTGGTTTCTTGGTTAAAAAAGCGCGTCAGATTGATAAGCGATATCCCGAACATCAAAATCAGCCGCTTCCTTATCCACAAAATCGAGAAGATAAAATGTTAATCACTATAAAGTAAGTCAAAATTATTAACATAAAATAGCTAAAAATCTATTATGGGTCACAACATTATCGGTCGATGAGAAATTAATAGAAATGCCAAATAACTTATCCAAAGATGCACCACCTAGTTTGTTTCAACATCACATCTCTGGTACGGGTTTTCCAGAGATGCAAATTTCAGAAAGAAAAGAAGAATAAATTTTGTCATTTATTTAGTTTATATTAGGAAGAAAAGAATTTTTTATATCATGAAATTTTTATCTAATAAATAGAATCGTTCTCATGAGATACCTAGTTGGGATAGTTCTTTTATTTATCAGTAGTTGCAGTTACTTTGCCGATACGCAAAATTTCGACGCATTTTATCCTTATGAATTGATAATAGAGTCTGATAAATCTGAGTATACTGTCAATGAAAATATTCTTTTGACGGCTAGCGTGATACCAGACGAACCTGATGTTATTCACGTTTACGAAGATCGGACAAAATCATTCAGACTGTCTCTACGTGCTATGTCTGATGGTGATATTGACTTCAGCGATAATGATTTTTATGGACTTCTTAGAAAATCTACAAGTGAAGATCGAATAGATGTAATTGAAATTTCTCCTTCTAATCCGTATCGTTTAACCATAGATGGTCGCATTCTTCAAAATGATAAAGATAGCATCGTATTTGACTTTGACGAGTTTGGTACTTTTGTTAAACCTTATAACGGTGAATTTTTGATATGGGGTTACTGGCTCCCTATTAACCACGATCCAGTAGATTCTCTTGAGGATTTTACAAAGTCGGTTAGTATCTCTGTTGAGTATCCTAAATAAATCCAAACCCATACATTTCAAGCTAAAAAAACGAAACTTAACACGATACTAAATTATTGGCGATCGCTCTTAATAAAAATATTACATGAGACTTCTAGATTAACTTTTTATAATTCTTAGATATCATTAATAATCTAAATACAAACCAAATTTATATTTACAACATCGATCTACCCAGTCAAAAAATATTTCTAGCCAATCATTATCGAAAAAACTTTCTTTAAATTCTTCAAAATTTAGATAATACCTATCTTCGTAATAATCTACTTTCCAACCATCATTTATTTTAGAATCCCAAGCCCTAGTTAATTCAATAACATCCTTGAGATAATTGAATGTTTGGCGGTATGTGGAATCAAAATTATCGATTTTGTCTGAAATTGGCTGTTGTGGGTCTACACGAATTTGAATACATTCTACTTGAGGAAGTTCTAATATTTTTTGTCTTATTGTTTGCAATTCTGAATTTTTCTGCCAATTATTATTTTTGTCTAAAGAAGCAATTGCAGTACTTTGTAAAATATTTAAGTGACAGATAAAAGTATTTAAAGTTTCATATAAATAGATTTCTTGAAGATATTCATCATGTTGATTATTTTTAACTTCTGCAATCCAAGTTTGCCATTTATCTAATTGTTTTTCTAATTTTTCTAGTAAATAAGTTCGGCAATCTAAAACTCGCCATAGAGGAGGGAAAATAGCCCATCTGGTAATTGGATATACTCGCATACAAGAATGCAAATCGGAAATATCTTCTGCACATCCTTTTTCTTCGTTCCATTCTGGAAATTCTAAAAGACTTTTTAATTCTTTAGAAGCTTTTATATAAGGCTGGAGATGGATTTTTTCTAACAAACTATACAAATTTTTATCTTTGTCAAAATTAGAACTCCATCCCCAGAGAGATTGAAAACTTATAGCTTGGCGTTCGATTAATTTTTTAACTAAGGATATGTCTGTATTGTCTTTTAATTTAAATCTGAACCAATCAATACCCATAAGATAATTTTGGAATATATCGTAACTGATAAAAATTAATTTTAATTGTCAATTGTCCATTGTCAATCAAACTGTTACTCCTTCTAATTCATCTTCGGTAGACTGATACAACTCCCTCAACTTCTCTAACTTTTCTTCATCGGCATTCCACAAACCCCGTCCGTGTGCTTCAAGCGATCGCGCTACAATATTTCTAAACGCTTCAGGATTGGCATCTCGTAATTTTTGCGCCATCTCAGCATCTAAAGCATAGGTATCTACTGCTTGGTCGTATACCCAATTATCTTTAAAATTAGCCGTACCACCCCAACCAATTAAAGCCGTCATCCGTTGCGAGATTTCATACGCGCCACCGCTGCCTTGGTCTGACATGGCTTTTGCCCATTTAGGATTGAGTAACTTAGTACGGTACTCCATGCGTAACAGGTCTTTTAACTTGCGGGGAGTAGTATCTTTAGAAAAGCTTTCCACAAAAGAAGCCTCTACTTGCTTGCCGCTTTGTTTTTCCGCCGCCAGCTTTAAACCGCCAGTATTGCCATAGTATTCTTGGATGTCGGTTAAGCCATATTCTACTGAGTCAATTTCTTGGACGATGCGATCGCTGGTTTCTAATAACTGAGATAATATTTCTGGTCTGGCTTGTCCTTTGTCTTTGCGTCCGTAGCTAAAGACGTTGCGGTTTTTCCAGGTGTCTGCCAGTTCGTCACCAGATTCCCAATTGCTATCTACTACCTTATCGTTTACCAAAGAACCAAAATCACCAGCAGGGTTAGAAAACATTCTCGCACTAGCATTATCTACCCCTTTCGCCTGTAAAGCTAAATAGTGTTTGCGAATATAGTTATCAGCTTCGGATTCTTCGGCTTCTGCTGCCCGTTGAAACAAGTCGTCTAACAGTTCGATAATATTGACAAAGGTATCGCGGAAGATACCAGACAGGTTAGCTAAAACATCAATACGAGGATGTTCCAATTCTTCTACAGATATCAACTCGTAACGCACAATTCTTCCCGTACCTTCTTTTACGGGTTCTGCACCTACAAGTTCTAATAGAATACCTAAAGACTCACCTTTAGTTTTAATCGAATCTAAACCCCACAGCATTACCGCTACAGTTTCGGGATAGTTTCCTGTTTCTTCCAGGTTTTGGGCAATAATCTTTTCAGCTATTTCCTTACCGCGTTCGTAAGCCGCAGGGGAAGGCATCCGATAAGGATCTAAAGCGTGTATGTTTCTACCCGTAGGTAATACGCCACTGCCGTCTCTAAGCAAGTCTCCACCAGGCGCGGGGGGTATATATTCTCCATTTAAACCCCGTAGCAAATTGGTTAACTCATCGGTATTTTGTGCCAACAAATCTCTAATTTTTATTGCTTCTTCATTGGGCGAAAGCCTTTCGCTCCTACTTTGTGTATCTGTATCATGACGCGAGGTAATATCGCCAATTTCATTTTGCGATAATTCTTTATCGAAATAAGCCTCTAAATATGACTTTAACTGTTCTTCATTGGGTGCATTTCCTAAAACGTGCAAGCCAGAAGAAAATAAACGCTGTTCTAATACCTGCAAGTATTCGTAAACTTGGAGAAAATATTTATTAATTATCGTCTTACTAAACAATTTCGCATTCTCGACAGTAAAACTAATTCCTTGTTTCGATCCTTCTTCAAACTTGCAGTCCTTTTCTATACCAGCATCGACAATTTTTTGACAGATAGCTTCTCGTAAAGCCTGATTTTTTTCAGGATCTTCACGATATTCAGCAATTAATTCTCTTAGTGCCATCAATTCTTTATACAAACCCGCACGTCCGTAGGGCGGTACGTTGTGAGAAACTAAGACACCATAACCCCGACGTTTTGCCAAAATTGATTCTGAAGGATTATTAGCAGCATAGATATATAAGTTAGGTAAATTGCCTAACAAAATATCAGACCAAGAATAGCCAGTATTACCCAGAGGCGAACCAGGAAGCCATTCTACAGTACCGTGCATTCCAAAGTGAACTATTGCGTCGGCTTGATATTCGTGTTGCAGCCACTTGTAAAAAGCTGCATACTGCGGATGGGGGGTTAAATCTTTCTCAAACATCAACCGCATAGGATCGCCTGCAATTCCTAATGGTGGTTGTACTCCTATCCACACATTACCCAATTGAATACCGCCAATTTGAAAATCATCGCCGTAGGTTTTAATTCCCGTACCCGTTAGTGACTGCCATTGCCGTTCGATTTTGGTAGTTTGTAGATAACCCAACCATTTTTCTAAAGTGCGAACGTTAACTGAGGTTATGTCGCTTTTGTTATCAAAAGAAGCCATAGCTTCATCCGCTTCTTTTACTTTTTGAATTATCTCCTCGCCATCTTCGGGTAGTTCTCCGACTTCATAACCCTGTGTTTTTAAAGCCTGAAGAAATTTTAATAAACTCTGTGGCACATTTAATAATGCGGCAGTACCAGTTGCGCCATAACCAGGAGGGAAGCCATATAAAATAACGGCAATTTTTCTTTCTGAAGTGGGTTTGTGTCGCAACTCAATCCAGTTTTTAACTCTGCTGGTGAGGCGTTGTAAACGTTCGGGTACGAGATAGATATCCTCTCCTACTAAACCACCTAAAGGTACGGTATCGATCGCGCCATCTAATTCGGGTAGAGAATATAAAACTACACTCTGCAAACCGCCTATTCCCTGTCGCGTCCAAGAGTAGATATCTTGAATTAATAAAGGTGCAGCGACGATATAAGGAACGTTCTTAGCCGTTAGAATGCGCTTAGCTACTTCTACCTGTCTCCCTGCTTCCATCGAACCCGCAGGACCTCCAACTAATGGAAAACCAATGGTAGAAACAACTGCATCGACTTTTACCGCATCATCTTTTAGAGATAAAATTTCTTTATTACCCTGCTGTCTTTGTTCTTGTTCGTAGTCAGTAGTCAGCCAGTCTCGAACCGCAACATGACCTTCTACGCCATTAATAAATATTGGCAGGGGAATCAAACCTGCGGTTTCAAAATGTTTAATTAATTGCGGAATATATGGTTGTTTGGTAATTACGTGTTTGCGATACAGCAGAATACCAACAACGGGTTTCTGTAGGGGCTGTTCGCGAACAGCCCCTACTACAGGAATCGTCCTGACATTGTTTTGATACCAATTTGAATAATTTTGTGGCGACGTAAAATAACCCTGATATTTGGGATGCAATAAACCCATGTTGGGGGTTTCTATCGCTGGTGGAATATCACCAACGGTCAAACCCAAATATTTCTCCGCCAGCGTCCAACACATAGCCGCGACGTTTTCAGTTCCCCCCGCATTCCAGTAACCGTAAATAATCAACCAGTTACGCAAGTCTCGGACTTTTTTGCCAGGAACGTATTTTAATAATTTGGGTCCCGTTTTTAGAAAACTTAAATAGCCAGCCAGCTTATCTTCTTCCCTGCTGTTGCCAAACTTACTTAGGATAAATTTAACGGGTTTGGGCATTCCTTTTGGTTTATCGCCGATCGCAAATTTACCCAACTTTGTCAGACTAATTAATTCTATCGCCGACTCAAAAACTAGTCTGATAGGAATATCTTTAACTCTTTCTTTTAACCAAACAACTTGGTCGTAGTCGAAGAGCAAACTGGCAAAAAACACATCGGCAGACTGTAGCGCAGTTTCTACTTTATCGGAAGAAGTAGCAATGTCGCGATCGCTGAAAAAGATTACCTCCAACCCTTCACATCGCACCGTCGCCATCTCCGCCGCCTGACGATAGAGGTTGCCATTAAAAGATTCAAATCCCGCGATCGCCACAATCCGTTTCATAGTCCAGATTCTTAAAGTTTCTTTATATATTCCTACTTATGATTTTAAGAAAATTTTAGAGTAAAGGTGATGATTGTAAGGTGGAGTGAGATTGGGAGCAAGCGATCGCTTATTCAGGAATTTCTACTGTAATTAGAGCTTTCTATTAAGAACTAGCTTTAAATCCCATTGATAAAAGAATAAATGCCAAAATCAAAAATATTACCCTAATCCAGTTATACAAATCCCATTTGCTTCTGGTTTGCTCCCAATCTAGCGGTAATTCAGTAATATCCCATTCTTTTACTCGATTGTTCAGAGGAACTGGAAAAATCAGACTATAGAGAATTACGATTGCCCAAATTGAGGCAGTAGCAAACAACCAAGGAAATACGGATTTAAAATAGAACCAAGCGATTGCACTAACTAAAGTATGTAAACCTGTTGTCATGCCCATCCAAAAAGGCATTACTCTACCGTAAAGTTTGGCAAAATGTTGTATCGTTGGTAGATTTGAACGATGATTATCAGCAGATAGCGACGGATGTATAAATGTAGATACGGCAAACTCATTACCTGTAAGAAGAGCAGAGTTTAAAAGTAGGACTAAAAGTACTAGCTGCATCTATACTTATGTAGTTAAAAATTATACGACAATTTTATCGGAAGCGAGCGAATCAAGTAAAAGATGTTCGTATATTTATATTAAGTGCAAAAGTAAAAAAATGAAATATAAAGGATATGAAGCCGTAATTGAATATGATGAAGTCGATCGCCTGTTTTTTGGCGGAGTAATTAATACTAGAAATGTTATTTCTTTTGATGGTAAAACAGTAGATGAATTATAACCGTCTTTTGAAGCAGTAATTGAGGAATATCTAGAAGATTGCAAGCGAGAAGAAAAAGAACCCGATCGAGCATTTTCTGGTCAATTTAATCTGCGAAATTCTCCTGAGTTACATCGGAAAATTAGTATTGAAGCAAAAAAACAAAATTTCAGTCTCAATAGTTTTGTCGAACAAGCATTAAATAGAACAGTGTGAGTAGCTTCTAGTTACGATCGCTGACAAGGATAACTTTTAAACAATCGAATTGAAGCCAAGAAACTAAAAAAAGGCTTTGATAGTTTTGCCTTAGTTTTTTACTAGTTTAATGCTAAATATTATCAATAAGCAGCTATTGGCAGCGTAGTTATATCGTTTCTTTAAATGTTGAATACAGATTGAGAAGTTGAATACAGATTGAGAAATTTTCCACTGCTCCCCAATCCTTTACAGTCAATCAATAGCTTTATTTTAGGTAATTAATATTAGATCTTGATAACAAAAACCAAAAAATAATTCAGTAAAATTACCGAACAAACCTTTATAATTATTTACAAATTTCTCGAACTAACAGTGGTTATTGTTGTTAAATTTCGATGTCGAGACTCGACCAAATACTGCAATCGGCTCTGCCGCTGCGCTTCGGGCAATCGCCTATTAAACCTATAAGTGTTGCTAAAGTTTATGAATATTAAGCCATTATTGACAGACTCAGATCGAGGTAAGATTCAGCAAAGCGACCTACTTGCTGAATTTATTCAAGATCGTGAAAGTGAGTTGGTTTTAGACCTGGTAAAAGAAATTCGTGCCGCCGTTTCAGAACAAGATTTTTATTCAGTTAGCGTCAGAACGGTCTATCGGGTTTTAAAATGCGATCGCGTGGTAGTTTATAGTTTAGAAAAGGACTCTCACGAAAAGATAATAGCCGAAGCCGTAAATCCTAGATTTACTCGCACGTTAGGTACGGTTATCGAAGATCCCTGCTTTGAAAATAGATACATTAATAAATACCAACAGGGAAGAATTACAACCATTACCAACATCTATGAAGCGGGAATGAGCCGATGCTATGTGGAAAACCTGGAAAAAATTGAGGTTAAGGCTAATTTAGTAGTTCCTATATGCGATGCTGAAGGCTTATTATACGGATTATTGATAGCACATCAATGTTCGGATTTTCGACAATGGAAACAGTCAGAAATCGATTTTGCGCTGCAAATTGCTAGTTGGACTGCCGAAAGACTTTTAGAGTGGAAAAAACAACAGCAGCTAAGCTCGAAGCTGGAAAAAGCTGCTCGGTGGCAAGAACAGATGACCGAACTGGTTAGAAAGCTTCACCAGCAAGAAAAAGTTGCCTCAGTTTTACAGTTTGCAGTAGAAAAAGCTAAAGAAACGTTAGAATGCGATCGCGTCGTTATTTATGGTCTTCAAGAAGAAAACATCGGTAAAATTGTTGCCGAAGCTAAAATTTCTCCCTTGGCTCCAATTTTAAATAGCGTTATTAAAGATCCTTGTTTTGAATATCGATACATCGACAAATACAAACATGGTCGAGTTTCGGCAATCTCTAATATTTTTGAAGCAGGGATGAGTAAATGTTACGTAGAAAATTTGGATAAAATTGCCGTAAAATCTACTTTAGTCGTTCCTGTAAATTGGGATGATGGAGAAGTATATGGTTTGCTGGTCGCTCATCAGTGTTTTAAATTTCGAGAGTGGCAAACTGAAGAAATTGAGTGGTTAAAACAGGTTGGTTTTCATACAGGTTTATCTCTATCTAAGGTTAAATTAAACGAACGCATTGATGATAATCAGTCCAATATAGCCTCTATAGAACTAGCTAGAGATACTATAACTATTTCTAAATCTAATATCGAGCAAATTAGAGAACCAGTGAGAGATGCTTCGCAGCTATTGATTGAAGCTAATAATTTAAACAAATTACTAATTAGAGAATTTAATTCAATTATTGAAAGTATTTCACCTCAATCTAGAAAGCAAACTAAGTTTATTCAAATCTTACTTAAAAAACTGTCGGCAAATTTAATCGAACTCAAAAAAGCTCATATTGCCTTGCATAAAAACAGCAACAGCATTAATGAACTTTTAGAAACTGCGGCTCGGGACTTATATGCTAAAGAGTCAAAAAAACTTTGAAAGAAGCCGTAAGCTCTAAGCTTAATTAAAAGTAGTCAGTGAAATCAGAAAGATTAATTTTTACATAATTTTTCTCCTTTCACTGCTTTCACCAATTTCTGAATAAACTACTCGCTTGCTGGAGAAGTTTTAGCTATTTCTGGTGCGGTAATTCCCTCACCCTGAAAACCAAAATACCACAGGGAAGCTGCTGCTTCAGCACGAGTTACGGGTTTTTTGGGTTGAAATAAAGTAGTGTAACCAAAAGCGCGACCCACATTAGAGCGATCGCCGTTTTGAAAATCGGCAAATAAAGCTTTTAAAGCAGTAGGGTCGATATCGGTAGCATCTTGAAAGCCCCAACTTTCTTTAATTGCTTCAATATCTGCCTGTGGTAGAGCTTTGCGGGTATCTAGAGGTACCTTCCAAGTAACTAAATCCTCTCTTTTTAAAGGAGCGTTTGGTTGAAACAAGAGTTTACTGCTGTCTTGAGTAAGCATTGAAGGAATTAAACCAGCTTCTGCCAATCCCTGAATCGCGCCAAAACTCGGACTGTTGCTATTTACATCATTAAAAGCTGGCTGTTCGGGGTCTTTAGCTTCGTAAATTTTTTTATTTGGAGAATCTTGATAATACTTATTGTTAGCTGCAATTAACCAGCGTGCATACTCACTACGGGTTATGGGTTTATTAGGAGCAAATTTATCTGTGGCGACATTTTCTTCTTGAATGTAAGGAGTCAGAATTCCTAATTTCGCTACGTCGCCTACATATTGTTGAAGTTGTTCGGGAACTTCAGCCAGATCGCTAAACTCTGCTGTTGTGGAAATTTTTGCAGTAGGACTATTTGCTACATTTTGTGGCTTGGTGTTGACTGAATTTTGGGTATTTTTAATTTCTTCTTCGACAGCCGTATTTGCAGGAGCAAACAAATTATCCTCTGGTGTCTTTTCTGGTTGCGGTTTGCTTGCAGAATTTAAATTAGTCTCTGGTTCGCTAGGTTGATAGGCAATAGTCAACTCGGTTTTATCGCCATTGGCTTCTGCATCCGAACTCAACTGTTCTAAAGAAATAGCAATCTCTAAATTGTCTTTACTGGCTATTGCTTCAGAAGTTTCAATATTAGCAGCGAGATTGAATGGTTGAATAATTTCCCAACCATCGCTCTTTAGTCGTTCTTGATAGTTAGAAGCGATGCGAGCGATTGGATCTGGCGATCGCCAGATTCCTCTCCCTGTCTCGTCAGTTAATCCCGATTCTATATTTTGCAACTCGGCTGGGCTATAGAGAGGAATCAAATTGGGAAATTGTGATAGGTCGGTCGCCTCACTTCCCGACAATTTTGAATTCAAAGAATTGCCGTTATCTTCAGCTTGTAAATTAGAAGTTGGAGTTGTAGTTTGGTTTTTGCTTAGTTGAGGATCGGCACTAACTAAATTTTCAATTGCGCTACCGTTGCCACAGCTAGCTAGCAAAGCTAACAATAACGTCGATATAGCCTGAAACGCAACTGTTTTATAAGGTCTAATGTGTAACAAGATCGCTCGTCAAAAAGTTTTGTATTCTTTAATTTTACCAACTTAACCCGCTCTAAAATTGGCTACGTTTAATTTTGCGGCGATACTGGGTTTTTGGTACGTTTCCGAGTTCGCGGCTAACTTCTAAAAACACGTCACGAGCTAGCCAGGGATACTGAGCGAGCCAAAGATTTTGTTTGGGAAAGTAAGCATCGCTAATTTTGTCGATTGCTGAAAGGTCGGGACGGTTGGATAGCACTACTAATTGGGCAACTTGACCTGTAGTAATGGCTTTATGAATTCGCTTTA carries:
- a CDS encoding DUF1772 domain-containing protein; this translates as MQLVLLVLLLNSALLTGNEFAVSTFIHPSLSADNHRSNLPTIQHFAKLYGRVMPFWMGMTTGLHTLVSAIAWFYFKSVFPWLFATASIWAIVILYSLIFPVPLNNRVKEWDITELPLDWEQTRSKWDLYNWIRVIFLILAFILLSMGFKASS
- a CDS encoding NAD(P)/FAD-dependent oxidoreductase, producing the protein MSNNHKQLVIGAGFVGLGIAQALKEAGIPYDWVDASDNIGGNWYHGVYETAHIISSRKVTEFTHFPMSKDYPDFPSAQQMWDYLNMFAEHFDLKSQIELNRTVSYVRPIENNLWEVTFANGERRIYKGVIMCNGHHWCRRFPKFEGEFAGEIIHSKDYKKPEQLRGKRVLVIGGGNSACDIASEAARVADKSVLSLRNSVWFLPKSFAGVPLVNIIQGWMPEWFQRWLAYSIIRLTFGKHERYGLPKPNYRIFEKHPTLNNEVPYYIQHGRIIPKPAVNKLDGRWVEFCDRTREEFDLIVCATGYYVAYPFLPPELQRVKGATVQCYGGSFLADYKGLSYIGWGQVRGGVGSIMSAYAPIFARLLKLQNEINIPLGLVFREMGQSLPKTHLSDPHQTFRQLKFLNLFFGFLVKKARQIDKRYPEHQNQPLPYPQNREDKMLITIK
- a CDS encoding S-layer homology domain-containing protein: MLHIRPYKTVAFQAISTLLLALLASCGNGSAIENLVSADPQLSKNQTTTPTSNLQAEDNGNSLNSKLSGSEATDLSQFPNLIPLYSPAELQNIESGLTDETGRGIWRSPDPIARIASNYQERLKSDGWEIIQPFNLAANIETSEAIASKDNLEIAISLEQLSSDAEANGDKTELTIAYQPSEPETNLNSASKPQPEKTPEDNLFAPANTAVEEEIKNTQNSVNTKPQNVANSPTAKISTTAEFSDLAEVPEQLQQYVGDVAKLGILTPYIQEENVATDKFAPNKPITRSEYARWLIAANNKYYQDSPNKKIYEAKDPEQPAFNDVNSNSPSFGAIQGLAEAGLIPSMLTQDSSKLLFQPNAPLKREDLVTWKVPLDTRKALPQADIEAIKESWGFQDATDIDPTALKALFADFQNGDRSNVGRAFGYTTLFQPKKPVTRAEAAASLWYFGFQGEGITAPEIAKTSPASE
- the bchH gene encoding magnesium chelatase subunit H, with protein sequence MKRIVAIAGFESFNGNLYRQAAEMATVRCEGLEVIFFSDRDIATSSDKVETALQSADVFFASLLFDYDQVVWLKERVKDIPIRLVFESAIELISLTKLGKFAIGDKPKGMPKPVKFILSKFGNSREEDKLAGYLSFLKTGPKLLKYVPGKKVRDLRNWLIIYGYWNAGGTENVAAMCWTLAEKYLGLTVGDIPPAIETPNMGLLHPKYQGYFTSPQNYSNWYQNNVRTIPVVGAVREQPLQKPVVGILLYRKHVITKQPYIPQLIKHFETAGLIPLPIFINGVEGHVAVRDWLTTDYEQEQRQQGNKEILSLKDDAVKVDAVVSTIGFPLVGGPAGSMEAGRQVEVAKRILTAKNVPYIVAAPLLIQDIYSWTRQGIGGLQSVVLYSLPELDGAIDTVPLGGLVGEDIYLVPERLQRLTSRVKNWIELRHKPTSERKIAVILYGFPPGYGATGTAALLNVPQSLLKFLQALKTQGYEVGELPEDGEEIIQKVKEADEAMASFDNKSDITSVNVRTLEKWLGYLQTTKIERQWQSLTGTGIKTYGDDFQIGGIQLGNVWIGVQPPLGIAGDPMRLMFEKDLTPHPQYAAFYKWLQHEYQADAIVHFGMHGTVEWLPGSPLGNTGYSWSDILLGNLPNLYIYAANNPSESILAKRRGYGVLVSHNVPPYGRAGLYKELMALRELIAEYREDPEKNQALREAICQKIVDAGIEKDCKFEEGSKQGISFTVENAKLFSKTIINKYFLQVYEYLQVLEQRLFSSGLHVLGNAPNEEQLKSYLEAYFDKELSQNEIGDITSRHDTDTQSRSERLSPNEEAIKIRDLLAQNTDELTNLLRGLNGEYIPPAPGGDLLRDGSGVLPTGRNIHALDPYRMPSPAAYERGKEIAEKIIAQNLEETGNYPETVAVMLWGLDSIKTKGESLGILLELVGAEPVKEGTGRIVRYELISVEELEHPRIDVLANLSGIFRDTFVNIIELLDDLFQRAAEAEESEADNYIRKHYLALQAKGVDNASARMFSNPAGDFGSLVNDKVVDSNWESGDELADTWKNRNVFSYGRKDKGQARPEILSQLLETSDRIVQEIDSVEYGLTDIQEYYGNTGGLKLAAEKQSGKQVEASFVESFSKDTTPRKLKDLLRMEYRTKLLNPKWAKAMSDQGSGGAYEISQRMTALIGWGGTANFKDNWVYDQAVDTYALDAEMAQKLRDANPEAFRNIVARSLEAHGRGLWNADEEKLEKLRELYQSTEDELEGVTV
- a CDS encoding type II toxin-antitoxin system HicB family antitoxin, whose translation is MEEYLEDCKREEKEPDRAFSGQFNLRNSPELHRKISIEAKKQNFSLNSFVEQALNRTV
- a CDS encoding GAF domain-containing protein; translated protein: MNIKPLLTDSDRGKIQQSDLLAEFIQDRESELVLDLVKEIRAAVSEQDFYSVSVRTVYRVLKCDRVVVYSLEKDSHEKIIAEAVNPRFTRTLGTVIEDPCFENRYINKYQQGRITTITNIYEAGMSRCYVENLEKIEVKANLVVPICDAEGLLYGLLIAHQCSDFRQWKQSEIDFALQIASWTAERLLEWKKQQQLSSKLEKAARWQEQMTELVRKLHQQEKVASVLQFAVEKAKETLECDRVVIYGLQEENIGKIVAEAKISPLAPILNSVIKDPCFEYRYIDKYKHGRVSAISNIFEAGMSKCYVENLDKIAVKSTLVVPVNWDDGEVYGLLVAHQCFKFREWQTEEIEWLKQVGFHTGLSLSKVKLNERIDDNQSNIASIELARDTITISKSNIEQIREPVRDASQLLIEANNLNKLLIREFNSIIESISPQSRKQTKFIQILLKKLSANLIELKKAHIALHKNSNSINELLETAARDLYAKESKKL